One Planctomycetota bacterium genomic region harbors:
- a CDS encoding restriction endonuclease subunit S → MPYTITGGVGLVSQEEKLGRTIAGKSISNYYRLRRGDFAFNKSSTKAHPEGYIARLHDDVDAAVPSSIFTCFRCVSEEADGEYLDWLFQSNLHGHWLRKFITVGARAHGALNVNDDDLYALPVPLPPGKTSRAEQRKIAECLASLDDWIAAETDALAALRRHKIGLMQQLFPRPGETRPRRRFPEFQDAKEWEPIPIDKLADVTSGGTPSKSNPAYWGGTIPWVSAKDMKTLRLTDSADHVTQVAVDDGAKLMPAGTLLMLTRGMTLMKDVPICLLQRPMTFNQDVKALSPKPGVIGEFLAFLLNASKPSLLSLVDIAGHGTGRLNTDEVKQLELAKPEPSEQRRIAGCLIALDDCIPARADSLAALYRHKQGLMHQLFPQLDNRAGGVP, encoded by the coding sequence TGGGACGAACGATCGCTGGCAAGTCCATCAGCAACTACTACCGGCTTCGACGAGGCGATTTCGCGTTCAACAAGAGCTCAACGAAAGCACATCCAGAGGGCTATATCGCTCGACTTCACGACGACGTCGATGCTGCGGTGCCAAGCAGTATCTTCACGTGCTTCAGGTGTGTCTCGGAGGAAGCCGACGGCGAGTACCTCGACTGGTTGTTTCAGTCCAACCTGCACGGCCATTGGTTGCGAAAGTTCATAACAGTCGGTGCGCGAGCGCACGGCGCACTCAACGTCAATGACGACGATCTTTACGCACTTCCCGTTCCTTTACCACCTGGGAAGACAAGCCGAGCCGAGCAACGCAAGATCGCGGAGTGCTTGGCCTCGCTGGACGACTGGATCGCGGCTGAGACGGACGCCCTTGCGGCACTCCGCCGGCACAAGATCGGCCTGATGCAACAGCTCTTCCCCCGCCCCGGCGAAACCCGCCCGCGGCGGCGGTTTCCAGAGTTCCAGGACGCAAAAGAGTGGGAGCCGATACCGATTGACAAACTCGCGGATGTCACGTCGGGCGGCACCCCGTCGAAGAGCAATCCCGCGTATTGGGGCGGCACAATTCCTTGGGTCTCAGCCAAAGACATGAAGACCTTACGACTGACAGACAGCGCCGACCATGTCACTCAAGTCGCCGTAGATGACGGCGCCAAGCTGATGCCAGCAGGCACCCTGCTCATGCTTACGCGTGGTATGACGTTGATGAAGGACGTGCCGATTTGTTTGCTTCAGCGACCAATGACGTTCAACCAGGATGTCAAAGCCCTCTCGCCAAAGCCAGGCGTCATAGGCGAGTTTCTGGCGTTCCTCTTGAACGCCAGTAAGCCGAGTCTGCTGTCGCTCGTCGATATTGCAGGCCACGGAACCGGGCGGCTAAACACGGATGAAGTTAAGCAGCTCGAACTCGCCAAGCCGGAGCCTAGCGAGCAGCGTCGTATTGCCGGTTGCCTCATTGCTCTGGACGACTGCATTCCCGCCCGAGCCGACAGCCTTGCCGCCCTCTACCGCCACAAACAAGGTCTGATGCACCAGCTCTTTCCGCAACTGGACAACCGTGCAGGGGGTGTCCCGTGA
- a CDS encoding type I restriction-modification system subunit M has protein sequence MTNDAQKQLGKVLWTIADDLRGAMNADDFRDYMLALLFLRYLSDNYEQAAKRELGRDYPDPDTIGNGGRTPLSVWYDENEGDVPAFEAQMRKKAHYVIEPDHLWTNIAHLARTQSDELLNTLQAGFKYIENESFQSTFGGLFSEINLASEKLGKTYTHRNEKLCTVVTRIAEGLEEFSTDADTLGDAYEYLIGQFAAGSGKKAGEFYTPQPISSILSAIVTLDSQAPESGWRKKLEAVYDFACGSGSLLLNVRRFVVKGDKAIGAPGDGTVGMTYGQEKNVTTYNLARMNMLLHGVKDSEFHIHHGDTLVNDWDILTDPNPARRPKFDAIVANPPFSYRWMPKEETSKDVRFKDHGVAPKSAADFAFLLHGLHYLKDDGVMAIILPHGVLFRGAAESRIRRKLLEDGHIDTVIGLPANLFYSTGIPVCILVLKKCKRSDDVLFINAEKEFKKGKRQNSLCPTHIERIIATYRERPEDPIDRYARRVEMNEIEANDFNLNISRYVSTAEPEEQVDLAATHSTLVEIDKKILTAKATHNGFLEELGLEPLP, from the coding sequence ATGACCAACGACGCTCAGAAGCAACTCGGCAAAGTCCTGTGGACCATCGCCGACGACCTGCGCGGCGCGATGAACGCGGACGACTTCCGCGACTACATGCTCGCGCTCCTCTTCCTGCGGTACCTCTCCGACAACTACGAGCAGGCGGCCAAGAGGGAGCTCGGCCGCGACTACCCCGACCCCGATACCATCGGCAACGGAGGCCGCACGCCGCTCTCGGTGTGGTACGACGAGAACGAGGGAGATGTCCCCGCCTTCGAGGCGCAGATGCGCAAGAAAGCGCACTATGTCATCGAGCCGGACCACCTCTGGACGAACATCGCCCACCTCGCCCGCACGCAGAGCGACGAGCTGCTGAACACGCTGCAGGCCGGGTTCAAGTACATCGAGAACGAGTCGTTCCAGAGCACGTTCGGAGGGCTGTTCTCGGAGATCAACCTCGCGTCGGAGAAGCTCGGCAAGACGTACACCCACCGGAACGAGAAGCTGTGCACGGTGGTGACCCGCATCGCCGAGGGGCTGGAGGAGTTCTCGACCGACGCGGACACACTCGGCGATGCGTACGAGTATCTGATCGGGCAGTTCGCCGCCGGATCCGGCAAGAAGGCCGGCGAGTTCTACACCCCCCAGCCGATCAGCTCGATCCTCTCCGCGATCGTAACGCTCGACAGCCAGGCCCCCGAGTCGGGCTGGCGGAAGAAGCTCGAAGCCGTCTACGACTTCGCGTGCGGCTCCGGCTCGCTGCTGCTGAACGTGCGGCGGTTCGTCGTCAAAGGTGACAAGGCGATTGGTGCCCCGGGAGACGGCACGGTCGGCATGACGTACGGGCAGGAGAAGAACGTCACGACCTACAACCTCGCGCGCATGAACATGCTGCTGCACGGCGTGAAGGACTCGGAGTTTCACATCCATCACGGCGACACGCTCGTGAACGACTGGGACATCTTGACCGATCCAAACCCGGCACGCCGGCCGAAGTTCGACGCGATTGTGGCGAACCCTCCCTTTAGCTACCGGTGGATGCCCAAGGAGGAGACGAGCAAGGACGTGCGGTTCAAGGATCACGGCGTTGCGCCCAAGTCCGCGGCAGACTTCGCATTCCTGCTCCACGGCCTGCACTACCTCAAGGACGACGGCGTGATGGCGATCATCCTGCCGCACGGGGTGCTGTTCCGCGGCGCAGCCGAGTCGAGGATCCGCCGGAAGCTGCTCGAGGATGGTCACATCGATACGGTGATCGGCTTGCCGGCGAACCTGTTCTATTCAACCGGGATCCCGGTGTGCATCCTCGTGCTCAAGAAGTGCAAGCGGAGCGATGATGTGCTGTTCATCAACGCCGAGAAAGAGTTCAAAAAGGGCAAGCGCCAGAACTCCCTATGTCCAACACACATCGAGCGAATCATCGCAACCTACCGCGAGCGCCCGGAAGATCCGATCGATCGCTACGCCCGGCGAGTCGAGATGAACGAGATCGAGGCGAATGATTTCAACCTCAACATCTCGCGGTATGTCAGCACGGCCGAGCCGGAAGAGCAGGTCGATCTCGCCGCAACGCACTCGACGTTGGTTGAGATCGATAAGAAGATCCTCACAGCGAAAGCCACGCACAACGGATTCCTCGAGGAGCTGGGTCTCGAGCCTCTCCCGTAA
- a CDS encoding GIY-YIG nuclease family protein, whose translation MIAAGKTIQIYCPSGDPRGVRIAEITTRIVQAVVVPRARLDEAIKREELGGAGVYFLFGESESAGLPVAYIGEAEDCGVRFKDHNKKKDFWNIGVAIVSRTGSFTKAHAKLLEWMAIEKAKLAGRYDLDNGNAGGKPNVPEWMAADIAEIFETLDVLLGTLGYPIFEASSRDASGTDQVFMCRRGGSDARGVYNEEGFVVLKGSTARQETTPSSHDTVGPKREEMIGSGLLTRTPQGYRFERDVVFSSPSAAASLVTGSSANGWIEWRNAQGQTLDDVYRKTSEGEE comes from the coding sequence ATGATCGCTGCAGGCAAGACCATCCAGATCTACTGCCCTTCCGGCGATCCACGCGGCGTCCGCATCGCTGAGATCACAACCCGCATCGTTCAGGCTGTTGTGGTGCCGCGTGCCCGCCTCGACGAAGCCATCAAGCGAGAAGAACTCGGCGGCGCCGGCGTCTACTTTCTGTTCGGCGAGTCAGAGTCCGCCGGCCTCCCGGTTGCCTACATCGGCGAAGCCGAAGACTGCGGCGTCCGATTCAAGGACCATAACAAGAAGAAAGACTTCTGGAACATTGGCGTCGCCATTGTCTCGCGGACCGGGAGCTTCACCAAGGCTCATGCCAAGCTACTCGAGTGGATGGCGATTGAGAAGGCGAAGCTCGCCGGCCGGTACGACCTTGATAATGGTAACGCTGGTGGGAAGCCGAACGTCCCTGAGTGGATGGCGGCCGATATCGCTGAAATCTTTGAAACGCTCGACGTCCTTCTTGGAACGCTGGGGTACCCGATCTTTGAAGCATCGTCTCGGGATGCTTCCGGTACGGACCAGGTGTTCATGTGCCGTCGAGGCGGATCCGATGCACGCGGCGTCTACAACGAGGAGGGCTTTGTCGTCCTGAAGGGCTCGACCGCTCGCCAAGAGACTACGCCGTCATCACACGACACCGTGGGGCCAAAGCGTGAAGAAATGATCGGCAGCGGCCTACTCACGCGAACGCCTCAGGGGTACCGCTTTGAGCGAGATGTTGTCTTCAGTTCGCCCAGCGCCGCGGCGAGTCTCGTGACCGGAAGCAGCGCAAACGGCTGGATCGAGTGGCGAAACGCCCAAGGGCAGACTCTGGATGATGTCTATCGAAAGACATCAGAGGGCGAAGAGTAA